The following are encoded together in the Ezakiella massiliensis genome:
- the pheS gene encoding phenylalanine--tRNA ligase subunit alpha encodes MLDKLMNLREEVKGRLDSADSIQSIIDTKVEYLGKKGKLTDILKEMGKLSAEERPKMGKVANEIRDYLEESIEEKMTELKEAEKQATIEKEYLDVTIPKKQKDIGHLHPLAETKRQLEDLFLSMGFKVLDGPEIETVENNFDLLNSPLDHPSRDMSDTFYMDKDHVLRSHTSPVQIRAMKEYGAPLKMISAGRTFRNDEVDDTHSPMFHQIEGLVVDKDISIANLKSTIKTVLIELFGQELDTRFRPHYFPFTEPSFEVDVTCTNCGGKGCEKCNGTGWSMELLGCGMVHPNVLRNCGIDPEVYTGFAFGMGLDRLVMVKHDINNLRLLFDNDKRFLDQF; translated from the coding sequence ATGTTAGACAAGTTAATGAATTTAAGAGAAGAGGTAAAAGGAAGACTTGATTCTGCTGATTCAATTCAAAGTATAATTGACACCAAGGTGGAATACCTTGGCAAGAAAGGTAAGCTAACTGATATTTTAAAGGAAATGGGCAAGCTTTCTGCTGAAGAACGTCCAAAGATGGGCAAGGTTGCAAATGAAATTAGAGATTATCTGGAAGAATCTATCGAAGAAAAGATGACCGAGCTAAAGGAAGCAGAAAAACAAGCTACTATTGAAAAAGAATACTTGGACGTTACAATTCCTAAAAAGCAAAAGGACATTGGCCATCTTCATCCATTAGCTGAAACCAAGAGGCAGCTGGAAGATTTATTCCTCTCAATGGGCTTTAAGGTTTTGGACGGTCCAGAAATTGAAACTGTAGAAAATAACTTTGACCTCCTCAATTCTCCTCTTGATCACCCAAGCCGTGATATGAGCGATACCTTTTATATGGATAAGGACCATGTTTTAAGGAGTCACACATCACCGGTTCAAATTAGGGCTATGAAAGAATATGGTGCTCCGCTAAAGATGATTTCAGCAGGCAGGACCTTTAGGAATGACGAAGTGGACGATACCCACTCACCAATGTTCCACCAAATTGAAGGCCTGGTAGTTGACAAAGATATTTCAATTGCAAATCTTAAGAGCACAATAAAAACTGTTCTCATTGAACTCTTTGGCCAAGAACTGGACACCAGATTTAGGCCCCACTATTTTCCATTTACAGAGCCAAGCTTCGAAGTTGACGTAACTTGCACAAATTGCGGAGGCAAGGGCTGCGAAAAATGCAATGGCACTGGCTGGTCCATGGAACTCTTGGGCTGCGGTATGGTCCACCCAAATGTTTTGAGAAACTGTGGCATTGATCCTGAAGTTTATACGGGTTTTGCCTTTGGCATGGGCCTGGACAGACTTGTTATGGTTAAGCACGATATAAATAATCTAAGACTGCTCTTTGACAACGACAAGAGATTTTTGGATCAATTTTAG
- the rnr gene encoding ribonuclease R, producing MKIKEKIKMVVAELKSVDKDKLQKILGISKKDKRKFYKTLDQMVSEGTIHMDQRGNVKIGPAKVYKGTFMSTRQNYGFIENKDGDDYFVPAGKTMGAMDRDIVEYEIVGKERGREIAFVKAVDFTNKSLVGMAIKRRKKLIIQAERELSYPLKILNYDEYSLREGGLYRVEIISFDEGRGVYRAKIKEFIGFKGEKHVDLMSLVVDASVPATFTDEVLREADEVSKEAIVPKDRKDYRDLLTVTIDGKDAKDFDDAISIEVDGDSYILTVHIADVSHYVKSYSKLDRECYNRQMSIYLPGLVIPMLPEVISNGVCSLNPNEDRYAMSVRMKVNKSGKAELLSIDKSIIESDYRLNYEDLNKFYDGESIEPYNSIGDFLNACKDLYEILKKASVQRGTIEFRSIEPEIATDDKGKVTDIKVRDRGLSERIIEEFMIITNRMVATKYFVKMFPFLYRVHEAPTDEKIATLRTLLRPYGLKVEDDMDAKKFQELLEKAKNMDAFERINDLVLRSMTKADYRDENEGHFALALENYSHFTAPIRRYPDLFIHRIMSMDMEGKLSKKNISIFEDQAKEIGERATSVERVVLELERDAIQLKKCEYMKEKIGEVYPAKISGVVEFGIFAMLDNTVEGLVHADYIENYRFDEKTMTARAKNFDGDLEVGKRVYVKVVNVSVSRMQIDFEFVGEDEYGKNSSDQ from the coding sequence ATGAAAATAAAAGAAAAAATTAAAATGGTCGTGGCTGAGCTTAAGTCTGTGGACAAGGACAAATTGCAAAAAATCCTCGGCATTAGCAAAAAGGACAAGAGAAAATTTTATAAGACCCTTGACCAAATGGTTTCCGAGGGGACTATTCATATGGATCAAAGAGGCAATGTAAAGATAGGTCCTGCCAAAGTTTACAAGGGAACCTTTATGTCCACCAGGCAAAACTATGGCTTTATAGAAAACAAGGACGGAGACGATTACTTTGTACCAGCTGGCAAAACCATGGGAGCCATGGATAGAGATATAGTTGAATATGAAATTGTCGGCAAGGAAAGGGGCAGAGAGATAGCTTTTGTAAAGGCTGTGGATTTTACAAACAAGTCCTTGGTTGGTATGGCTATTAAAAGACGGAAGAAATTAATTATCCAAGCTGAAAGAGAACTCTCATATCCACTTAAGATTTTAAATTATGATGAATACTCTTTAAGGGAAGGCGGACTTTATAGGGTCGAAATAATTTCCTTTGACGAGGGCAGGGGAGTTTATCGGGCCAAGATAAAAGAGTTTATTGGTTTCAAGGGCGAAAAGCACGTGGACCTAATGTCTCTGGTTGTGGATGCTAGTGTACCTGCAACTTTTACTGACGAAGTTTTAAGAGAAGCTGATGAGGTCTCAAAGGAAGCGATTGTACCTAAGGACAGAAAAGATTATAGGGACTTATTAACTGTAACTATAGATGGCAAGGACGCCAAGGATTTTGACGACGCAATTTCAATTGAGGTCGACGGAGATTCTTATATACTCACTGTCCACATTGCAGATGTCAGCCACTATGTAAAATCTTATTCTAAGCTTGACCGTGAATGCTATAATAGGCAGATGAGTATTTACCTGCCAGGCCTGGTAATTCCAATGCTGCCAGAAGTGATTTCAAATGGGGTTTGCTCATTAAATCCTAACGAAGACCGCTATGCCATGTCGGTTAGGATGAAGGTTAATAAGTCTGGCAAGGCTGAGCTGCTTTCAATTGACAAATCAATTATAGAATCTGATTATAGGTTAAATTACGAAGACTTAAATAAATTTTATGATGGTGAATCCATTGAGCCATACAATTCTATTGGGGATTTTTTAAATGCCTGCAAGGATCTGTATGAAATATTAAAAAAAGCCTCTGTTCAAAGAGGCACAATTGAATTTAGGTCCATAGAGCCTGAGATTGCAACTGATGACAAGGGCAAGGTCACTGATATTAAGGTCAGAGACCGGGGACTTAGCGAAAGAATTATAGAAGAATTTATGATTATCACCAACAGAATGGTGGCTACCAAGTATTTTGTAAAGATGTTTCCATTTTTGTACAGGGTCCACGAAGCACCGACTGATGAAAAGATTGCAACTCTTAGGACTCTCCTTAGACCTTATGGATTAAAGGTCGAAGACGACATGGATGCCAAAAAATTCCAAGAGCTTTTGGAAAAGGCCAAGAACATGGACGCCTTTGAAAGGATAAATGATTTGGTTTTAAGGTCCATGACCAAGGCTGATTACAGAGACGAAAACGAAGGCCACTTTGCTCTTGCTTTGGAAAATTATTCGCATTTTACCGCGCCTATCAGGCGGTATCCAGACTTATTTATTCACAGGATTATGTCCATGGATATGGAGGGCAAATTATCAAAGAAAAACATTTCAATCTTTGAAGACCAAGCCAAGGAAATTGGCGAACGAGCAACCTCAGTTGAAAGAGTCGTCTTAGAACTTGAAAGAGATGCCATTCAGCTTAAAAAATGTGAATACATGAAAGAAAAGATTGGCGAAGTTTATCCGGCCAAGATTAGCGGCGTGGTCGAGTTTGGAATTTTTGCTATGCTGGATAACACGGTTGAAGGCTTGGTCCATGCAGACTACATTGAAAATTATAGATTTGACGAAAAGACCATGACGGCTAGGGCGAAAAACTTTGACGGAGACCTTGAAGTGGGCAAGAGAGTTTATGTAAAGGTAGTTAACGTTAGCGTTTCTAGGATGCAGATAGATTTTGAATTCGTGGGGGAGGATGAGTATGGAAAAAACTCTAGCGACCAATAG
- the zapA gene encoding cell division protein ZapA, whose product MKRTQIDIYGRKYNVTSEYEDRYIDRLTQYVNSKIKELVIKNPRLDYADACALCLLNVADDIASTQDKLNSVNAKLDEIQGTKDNSDLEIKKLEDQIKKLEGKNEELDNLVRKRDNEIIKLKMQLEKDYQNKAEKNIDKK is encoded by the coding sequence ATGAAACGCACACAAATTGACATTTACGGTAGAAAATATAATGTCACTAGTGAGTATGAGGACAGGTATATAGACCGTTTGACTCAATATGTAAACTCCAAGATTAAGGAATTGGTTATCAAAAACCCAAGGCTGGACTATGCGGATGCATGTGCCCTTTGCCTCTTGAATGTTGCTGACGATATAGCTAGCACCCAGGATAAATTAAATTCTGTTAATGCTAAGCTTGATGAAATTCAAGGGACCAAGGATAATTCTGACTTGGAGATTAAAAAGTTAGAAGATCAAATTAAAAAGCTAGAAGGTAAAAATGAAGAGCTAGATAATTTGGTCAGGAAGAGAGACAACGAAATTATTAAACTGAAAATGCAATTGGAAAAAGATTACCAAAACAAGGCGGAGAAAAATATTGACAAAAAATAA
- a CDS encoding ABC transporter ATP-binding protein, translating into MQNDLKMKNNLKIKKKNMFKIVNKSGFILLLALSLLSAILFVIAPITLNNTIENVGTIGAKDIAKVILLLAAGYLVDFVSVFTKNQLVQEYHGRASDLLYTDVFKLKYDKYIEEGPTAIRELTYNAAEAYASFYFDLIPALLVNVVTIVVTIIIAWNLNHIAAILMFIIIPIHYFGFRALNRKLGKLSVGLMKASTESNRNINSVVSQADFIKQNAENERLLPILSDNILKSEGVRKKVNYVANGASGLLVGLNQIIQNLTIIFLAALALNNQESFGGVVYVILVFPYFSNAIRGLTYTNLGLAEVRAADEFLMTLINFEDHDGSKDMPEDLDKISFDIKSVDVMGKNLLNDVKMEFNKGDIVGIMGESGTGKSTLVKLIAKFREAEGIYVNDIPIEDIKNSEYLKAVSYYSQNTPIITDTIYNNLNFGRKPLARKVYESMPFLSKFKNLDEMIVENGANLSGGDKQRIALSRYFTEDAKIVILDEPTSSLDKETETEILTEVLKNVDDKIIFIISHNKDIMDYCSHVVEIKNKTVYVNER; encoded by the coding sequence ATGCAGAATGATTTAAAGATGAAGAATAATTTAAAAATAAAAAAGAAAAATATGTTCAAGATTGTAAATAAGTCTGGCTTTATATTGCTCTTAGCCTTGTCCTTACTCTCGGCAATTTTATTTGTAATTGCACCTATTACTCTTAATAATACAATTGAAAATGTTGGGACTATTGGGGCCAAGGACATTGCAAAGGTTATCTTGCTCTTGGCAGCAGGTTATTTGGTGGACTTTGTTTCTGTATTTACAAAAAACCAATTGGTCCAAGAGTATCATGGCAGGGCTAGCGACTTGCTTTATACAGACGTTTTCAAATTAAAATACGACAAGTATATAGAGGAAGGTCCGACTGCAATCAGAGAGCTTACTTATAATGCTGCAGAGGCTTATGCTAGTTTTTATTTTGACCTGATTCCAGCCCTCTTGGTAAACGTTGTTACTATTGTAGTAACTATAATAATTGCTTGGAATTTAAACCATATTGCAGCTATTTTAATGTTTATAATCATACCTATTCACTACTTTGGATTTAGAGCTCTTAACAGAAAACTTGGAAAACTATCTGTTGGCCTTATGAAAGCAAGCACAGAGTCCAATAGAAATATTAATTCAGTCGTATCACAGGCGGATTTTATTAAGCAAAATGCAGAAAATGAAAGGCTTTTGCCTATACTTTCTGACAATATATTAAAATCAGAAGGTGTTCGAAAAAAGGTGAATTATGTGGCCAATGGGGCATCGGGTTTGCTGGTAGGTTTAAATCAAATTATACAAAACCTGACCATAATTTTCCTGGCAGCTCTTGCTCTTAATAATCAGGAGTCATTCGGCGGAGTCGTTTATGTAATATTAGTTTTCCCATATTTTTCAAATGCCATTCGTGGCTTAACATATACTAATCTTGGCCTTGCAGAAGTCAGGGCTGCTGATGAGTTTTTAATGACCTTGATTAATTTTGAAGACCATGATGGCAGCAAAGATATGCCTGAGGATTTGGACAAGATTTCCTTTGACATTAAATCAGTTGATGTAATGGGGAAAAATTTGCTTAACGATGTCAAGATGGAATTTAATAAAGGCGATATTGTGGGCATTATGGGTGAAAGCGGAACAGGCAAGAGCACGCTAGTAAAATTAATAGCCAAGTTCAGAGAGGCTGAGGGGATTTATGTTAATGACATTCCTATCGAGGATATAAAAAACTCGGAATATTTAAAGGCTGTTTCCTATTATTCACAAAACACTCCGATCATTACGGATACCATTTACAATAATTTAAACTTTGGTAGAAAGCCACTTGCAAGAAAAGTTTATGAGTCTATGCCGTTTTTATCAAAGTTTAAAAACTTGGATGAAATGATTGTAGAAAATGGAGCAAACTTGTCTGGCGGGGACAAGCAAAGAATTGCCCTATCCAGATATTTTACAGAAGATGCCAAGATTGTAATCCTTGATGAGCCAACATCATCTTTGGATAAGGAGACTGAGACAGAAATCTTGACTGAAGTTTTGAAAAATGTTGACGACAAGATAATATTTATTATAAGTCACAACAAGGACATCATGGATTACTGCAGCCATGTGGTTGAAATTAAAAATAAAACAGTCTATGTAAATGAGAGGTAG
- the pheT gene encoding phenylalanine--tRNA ligase subunit beta, giving the protein MLLSLNWLKEYVNIDEPTIEIASKLSDSGTHVESIISLSSHVKGVVTAKITDMRKHENADKLTVCDVDFGDRKDVIVTAATNMKVGDVVGVATPGAVLADGTEIGPHDFRGIVSNGMFVSFQELGFTKDVIPKESLDGLLIMPGDTELGKDIFEVLALKDDSLELEITPNRADCLSVFSMAIEAQATFGIKREPIKILENPDKIDEKVLDVKVHTDKVATYICGMVDGVQIKPSPLWIKTRLMESGVRPVNNIVDITNYVMLETGVPLHAFDFDKILKDGRADIEVTTAKAKEEVLLLDDSKREVEEGDILIKANGEIIALGGVMGAANSEIDETTKRVVFEGAHFDKAQIRKTSKRLGLSSEAASRFSKPLDKTMPRQAIKRALYLAQRLYDLSAAYEEYKIEEYEPKTIELRPERLNKLLGTDLSTAYMLEKLNALEIPSEEKNGKIISSVPSFRDDLSIEADLIEEVGRLYGYGNIEDQPIKSDLTVGYESKMKTWTNKIRRFMQGYGYMETLTYSFVGKKLLEDCGMAVEDDMVKIINPLGEEFSIMRPSAIPHFMEIASKNSRRFNGELRCFEISPVFAKDGDDYKQSTNLTIMHSHYGDFYDLSETLRAILKFLKVEDYNISRLDNKTFHPGRAAKLELDGEIIGIFGEIHPDVLENFGLKKTYIADIYLDKIIDKLVEVNKYLAPGKFPVVRREFSFELENKVSFGDIKEQIISKGFDYLNDILYYDEYKDDKLGDKIRSLTIQAVIGSKDHTLSEEEIKNITDELISDVSEKFGGKLR; this is encoded by the coding sequence ATGTTATTATCATTAAACTGGTTAAAGGAGTATGTAAATATAGATGAGCCAACAATTGAAATCGCATCAAAACTAAGTGACTCGGGCACACACGTTGAATCAATCATCAGCCTATCCAGCCATGTTAAGGGCGTGGTGACTGCCAAGATTACAGACATGAGAAAGCACGAAAACGCTGACAAGCTAACTGTTTGCGACGTAGATTTTGGCGACAGGAAGGACGTAATTGTAACTGCAGCAACCAATATGAAGGTTGGAGATGTAGTTGGAGTTGCAACACCTGGAGCAGTCTTAGCTGATGGAACAGAAATTGGCCCACACGACTTCCGCGGAATTGTTTCAAACGGAATGTTTGTAAGCTTCCAAGAACTTGGCTTTACCAAGGACGTAATTCCAAAGGAAAGCTTGGATGGACTTTTAATTATGCCAGGGGATACAGAACTCGGTAAGGATATATTTGAAGTTTTAGCCTTAAAAGACGATTCATTGGAACTGGAAATCACACCTAACAGGGCCGACTGCCTAAGCGTGTTTTCAATGGCCATTGAAGCTCAAGCAACTTTTGGTATCAAAAGAGAGCCAATTAAGATTCTTGAAAATCCAGATAAAATTGATGAGAAAGTCTTAGATGTAAAGGTCCATACAGACAAGGTCGCAACTTATATTTGCGGTATGGTCGACGGAGTTCAAATTAAGCCAAGCCCCTTGTGGATTAAGACTAGGCTTATGGAATCAGGCGTTCGTCCAGTAAACAACATTGTAGACATTACAAATTATGTAATGCTAGAAACAGGCGTACCATTACACGCTTTTGACTTTGACAAGATTTTAAAAGACGGCAGGGCTGATATTGAAGTTACTACAGCCAAGGCCAAGGAAGAAGTTTTGCTACTCGACGACAGCAAGCGCGAGGTTGAAGAAGGAGATATTTTAATAAAAGCTAACGGTGAAATAATTGCTCTAGGAGGAGTAATGGGGGCTGCCAATTCAGAAATTGATGAGACCACCAAGCGCGTAGTCTTTGAAGGAGCACATTTTGACAAGGCTCAAATCAGAAAGACTTCAAAGAGGCTTGGCCTTTCATCAGAAGCTGCAAGCAGGTTCTCTAAGCCACTTGATAAGACTATGCCAAGGCAGGCTATCAAGAGGGCCCTCTATTTAGCTCAAAGATTGTACGATTTAAGCGCGGCTTATGAGGAATATAAAATTGAAGAATACGAACCAAAGACAATTGAACTAAGACCTGAAAGGTTAAATAAACTTTTGGGCACAGACTTGTCTACGGCTTATATGCTAGAAAAATTAAATGCTCTTGAAATTCCATCTGAAGAAAAAAATGGCAAGATCATTTCAAGCGTTCCATCCTTTAGGGATGACCTATCAATAGAAGCTGACTTGATTGAAGAAGTCGGCAGGCTTTACGGTTACGGAAATATCGAAGACCAACCGATAAAATCCGACTTGACTGTTGGCTATGAATCCAAGATGAAGACTTGGACCAATAAAATCCGTCGCTTTATGCAAGGATACGGATACATGGAAACCCTGACCTATTCATTCGTCGGCAAGAAATTACTCGAAGATTGCGGTATGGCAGTTGAAGATGACATGGTTAAGATTATCAATCCACTTGGGGAAGAATTTTCTATTATGCGTCCAAGCGCCATCCCACACTTTATGGAAATCGCATCCAAAAACTCACGCAGATTTAATGGCGAGCTAAGGTGCTTTGAAATTTCTCCAGTCTTTGCCAAGGACGGAGACGATTACAAGCAAAGCACTAACCTTACTATAATGCACTCACATTATGGGGACTTCTATGATTTGTCAGAAACTTTAAGGGCCATTTTGAAATTCTTGAAAGTAGAAGACTACAATATTTCTAGACTTGATAACAAGACCTTCCACCCAGGTAGGGCAGCCAAGCTAGAATTAGATGGCGAAATTATCGGCATATTTGGAGAAATTCATCCGGATGTTCTAGAAAACTTCGGCCTAAAGAAGACGTATATAGCGGATATTTATTTGGATAAGATTATTGACAAGCTTGTTGAAGTTAACAAGTATCTGGCTCCAGGTAAATTCCCAGTGGTCAGACGCGAGTTCTCCTTTGAACTTGAAAATAAAGTTTCCTTTGGTGATATCAAAGAACAAATTATTTCTAAGGGCTTTGACTACTTGAATGACATTTTATATTACGATGAATACAAGGATGACAAGCTGGGCGATAAGATCAGAAGTTTGACTATCCAAGCTGTCATTGGTTCCAAAGACCATACTCTATCAGAAGAGGAAATAAAAAATATCACTGATGAACTAATCAGCGATGTAAGCGAAAAATTTGGAGGTAAATTAAGATAA
- the smpB gene encoding SsrA-binding protein SmpB produces the protein MSMEKTLATNRKARHDYFIEKTYEAGIALKGTEVKSIRAGKANLKESYCVIRNNEAFVVGMHISPYKEGNIFNVDPLRDRKLLLSKREILRINQEVMQKGMAVIPLSLYLKNGLIKMEIAIARGKKLYDKRESMKERDIKRSLERYI, from the coding sequence ATGAGTATGGAAAAAACTCTAGCGACCAATAGAAAAGCTAGGCACGATTATTTTATAGAGAAAACTTATGAGGCAGGCATTGCCTTAAAGGGAACGGAAGTAAAAAGCATACGCGCTGGCAAGGCTAATTTAAAAGAATCCTATTGTGTCATTAGAAATAACGAGGCCTTTGTGGTGGGTATGCACATAAGTCCTTATAAAGAAGGCAATATTTTTAATGTCGACCCATTAAGAGACCGCAAGCTACTTTTAAGCAAGAGGGAAATTCTGAGGATTAACCAGGAAGTTATGCAAAAGGGGATGGCGGTAATTCCACTTAGCCTTTATTTAAAAAACGGCTTGATCAAAATGGAAATAGCCATTGCTCGCGGTAAAAAACTCTACGATAAGCGTGAGTCAATGAAAGAAAGAGATATAAAGAGATCTTTGGAGAGGTATATTTAA
- a CDS encoding RNA methyltransferase, with protein MISSLNNKIVKEIRKLSNASYARKSDHFMVEGFTMLEEALRTGAYIEEVLVSETYAEDLIENFNIRGTVVSEEIIKKLSQTVSGRESIALVKKRFSNEPLSDLIIYLEDISDPGNLGTIIRTADAFGIKEVITSHQSVDFYNDKVVRSSMGSIFRVNLRSMDLEDLQSLKTDGYKIVGTLPHGKSKKITNGKTIVAFGNESKGLSDELVAMCDDKFTIPMRGDAESLNLGVAAGILMYIFTEV; from the coding sequence ATGATAAGTTCTTTGAACAATAAAATAGTAAAGGAAATCCGCAAGCTTTCAAACGCTTCTTACGCTAGGAAGTCCGACCACTTTATGGTGGAGGGTTTTACCATGTTGGAGGAGGCTTTGAGGACCGGGGCTTACATAGAAGAGGTCTTGGTTAGCGAGACTTACGCGGAGGACTTGATTGAAAATTTTAATATAAGGGGCACGGTCGTGTCGGAAGAAATAATAAAAAAGCTTTCGCAAACTGTGAGCGGACGAGAGTCCATAGCCTTGGTTAAGAAACGATTTTCAAACGAGCCTTTGTCGGATTTAATTATTTACCTGGAGGATATTTCTGATCCGGGTAATCTGGGGACCATTATTAGGACTGCAGATGCCTTTGGCATCAAGGAAGTAATCACTAGTCACCAGTCGGTTGATTTTTATAATGACAAGGTCGTAAGAAGCTCTATGGGGTCAATTTTCAGAGTAAACTTAAGGTCCATGGACCTAGAAGATTTGCAGTCACTAAAGACAGACGGCTACAAAATTGTGGGGACTCTGCCACACGGCAAGAGCAAAAAGATTACAAATGGCAAGACCATAGTCGCCTTTGGCAATGAGTCCAAGGGCCTTAGCGATGAATTGGTTGCCATGTGCGATGATAAATTTACAATACCAATGAGGGGTGACGCTGAGAGTTTGAATCTGGGCGTGGCTGCTGGAATTTTGATGTATATATTTACGGAGGTATAA